accaggcagaaaaataaaatgtagtcaCTCACACTAAGTTAAACATCACCGACTGAAACTAATCTGATATCCAAAAAAAATCTGTAGATATAAAGACTTTTTAAGTGTTGCTATCAGATACATCTAAGTGATACATAACAGATTAAAGttggataaaataaaaaacatcctcattacattttttttttttgtcatactaggggttgaactcagggctttgtgcttcactaccacttgagccacttccaccAGCCCATTACATTTCAAAACAATTACAATAATTTATCAACAGTTGCCATGTCACAACAATTAGAAAAGAGGAATTGATACAAATTGAACAAAAAGGTACTTTTTCCTCTGTAGGAaatacacatagatatacacacacaaacacacacaccatctttaaaattcaaagtggttaatttaattttgtattattaAAAGAAATCTCTATGTTCAAAATACTGAAAACGTGCAAGAGctgaaaaatgaaaaccacatttgCCACTTTAAGAACTACATATTGTCTCAGTGGTTCTACTTActgaattgattttaaaattatatattgtaGGGGCTCAGAATCCTAGGACTATACCGAACCAGATGGAATCAAATCTACCCCATTCTGTTTCCAGAAAGGACATTCCTAACCCATCCTAAAGGATAAATGTCATAATTCTGAACTGGTAGACTAGGAAAGAAAACATATGCACCTGgaaacaatacaaatacaaatttaaGAATCTGccaggcgcaggtggctcacacctccagctactcagtagacagagatcaggagtatcacagtttgaaaccagcccccaccaaatagtttgagactctatcttgaaaaaacccacagaaaagggctggtggagtggctcaaggtgtaggccctcagttcaaaccccagtgctgccaaaaaaaattaagaatctgttggagaaaaaagaaaagaaaacaaaaaaggactgaaggcatggcttatgtggtagagcacctgctttgcatgcatgaagtcctgagttcagggatggtggaatagctcaagcggtaaagtgcctgtctagaaagtgtgaggctctaagttcaaacccctatgcctaaataaataaataaataaataaaagaatctgTGGGAGAAACTGCATCAATCAGAAAGCAATTCTTTGGATGTGTTAGAGCTTTtgttcatgcatgctaggcagccactctaccacttgagccactgcaccagctggAAGTATATAAACTTTTAGGCCACtagaatatagacacaaaaatgaTCTCTCTATAATTATTTCTCTAGTGCAGGGTTGGTAGCCCATGGTCTATATCTggcatgttatttatttttgcaaataaagtaTTACTGGAACATAAGCATGTTcatttgtttccatattttttaagCAATAACAGAGTTGAGTGGCTGGGACAGACAATATTTATTCTCTGgtcttttatagaaaaattttacTGACgcccccctcacccccaccctgccTGATCTGGTGTACTAAGGGTTACTCCAGTTTTCtatggtaacttttttttttttttggtggtactggggtttgaactcagtgcttcaagcttgcaaagcaggtgctccactgcttgagtcatacctccagtcctattCTAGTTTTCTAAGAGTTAATGTCCCTGAAGATTTTAGTATGTACTCCTCAAATGACCCACCTTGAAATGGTGTTTTACTTTTGGGCAAGGAAACAATTTGTTTTCAGCAAATACTTGCAGAAGTTAATTggaaagctcaagtggtagagtgctgcctagcaagtatgaggcactaagttcaaaccccagaactacaattgaaaaagaggggaaaaaaaataaaaaggaaaaagaaaagtatgcctGGCTatgttttctgaatattttcatattattgagGGAAACAGGTGCTAAAATGAATcttcttttaatctttctttacTTTGTTTATAAGTCAAACAGGCCAGTTCAAATAGACATAATGACGTTCCATCTGGCTTAATCCTTAAAAAAGTAACCTGATGTTAACCAGTCAGCGCTTTTCTGTATATAGAACCAGTCTCTTGTGTTTGGCTCATTGGAACACATTCTACTTTATGGAACAATGTGCTGCCCAATTCTAGAGTTGCAAATTGagccaattaaaatattttaatttgttgtaattttgtgttttgatacatgatatattttcaaattttttgaacatttttgtttttttggtgggactgagatttgaactcaggccttcatgcttgcaaagcaagcactctacttgagccatgcctcctgttcattttgctctggttattttggagattgggcgggggggtcttccaaactatttgccaaggctgtccTTGAAACTtgaaacctcctgatctcagcctcccaggtagttaggattacaggagtagcCACCGCCACCTGGCAGAAGGATTTTTgttgtggcagtactggagtttgaactcagggccttgtacttgccagacaagtgctctaacacttaagctatgcttccagcccttttgtttttgacatagggtcttgctaactttgacAGGGTTGAAACCTCAAACTCTCAactctcctgtctctgcctcctcagtagctgggattacaagcatacagCACCCATGCTGAGCTTAAAATCCTTCTTTATCTGGAAGCTTGGCTCAAGTGTAGGGCAgctgcttgtctagcaagcacaaagctgagtccaaaccccagtgtcgCCAAAACCGTTCCTTAGGGGCACTAAGGAACTGTTTGTAATTCATGTTCCATGACACAGAATCTGGTCTTCCAGTGCCCAAACTGCCCATGCAAGCttgtcattttccattttccacgATCAAACTGATGTTGCCCTTCAAAttcttccttctccaagtcaaGTTCTTTCTTAACAGTgttcccagtcttttttttttttttttttggtggtactggggcttgaaattgGGGCCTCAcccttattaggcaggtgctctaccacttgagccactccaccagcccttttttgtaatagggtctcatgacctatttgcctgggctggcttgaatcACTGGCACTTGGTGTTCCCAAAGTCTTTTATCCTGTGAGCTGACTGTAACAGATGGAGCACCATCTCCAGTCTATTATAGTACCTGTCCCTCGGGAAGGCCTAGAGCCTAGTACACATATAATAAACTGCTAACAAGTCACATAGGTTGGAGTCTTCAGCTTGTCATTGAAGCTGTAGGCAATGATTTGGCCTCTTAAGAAGAGTACAGAATCAGCGCTGCCCAGAAGTTAAAGTTGCAGTAGTGTTCTTGGTCCCAGAAGGCTCAGAAACATCACAGATCCTTCCCACACATCACTCAaaagactatttcttttttttttctttctttattgttagataaaatatacaaatacataaagcAGAAAATAGTAGAGATCCTCTTGGGATTCAAAATGACAAGGAAGGAAGAGGTCTCAAACTTTTTTTCAAAGTATAAAACATGCAAGTGTTCAATTCACAGGTGTGGAAGGCAATGGAAAGCTGGACTAAAGGCTTCTTTTTCCTCAGAGCCAGGGCAATCTTGGGGAGCCTCCACCAGCAGCCAGTCCATGCAGGCAGGATGCTGCTCCCATGGGAAACTCTACCCAGAGAGCACTCTCCTCTTAGAGGAACTAAAGGCTctctcctcctgctccaaacTGAAGAACAGGAAAGTAGTACCTCCTCCCCAGCTGCCCTGGGCCCAATGCCCCACACTTGGCATTTACCAAAACTTATCCCAGCTCAGATCCTGACCAAAGCCACCAGTCTGTAAGggaaaggtggggaggggaagaggctGGATGTGAAACCAAACAGATCTTTATTTATAGTTGTCACTGGGGCCGtttcttcttgtttatttgtttgcttgcctGCTCTTCCAGCTGCATGGCCAGGCGCAAGGCCTTGATGACATCTGGGAAGGAAGTGGGAGTAGGGCACAAGGGGTTAGTGAGAGTCTCAGAGGCTCCCACTTACTTAGGGCAGAGCTGCCATTGCCTGCATTGTCCAAGAGCCAGCAGGCCACCACCATCCACCAAATCCACTCAGCTACACCCACCTCTTAAGGCTGAGAAGTGCTTGGTCTGCTGGGTCAGAGCAGATTCTGCTTTGTTCACAAATGTCTCCAGGTCATAGTCTGGCTGTTCCGTCATCTCAGagagttcaagccagcctggtcCTTGCTACAACAACATAGGGAGGGCCATGTCACCTCAATAACAACTAAAACACTTCACCAAATTCTTGCTGGGGTCCAACCACTGGCAATGCAGAAGCATGTCCATGGCCTATACTCTGCCTCCTGATTCTGTCCCTTGAGAAATCCTGAGTTTGAATTCATCATCTTCCCACCCTAAACTTGTCCCAAGACTTTGTCAAATTAATGGGATCAATAGTCCTGCTGCCCAAAACAGAAATTGGAGTGATAACTTCTACCCTGCTTGTCACCAATTCTGCCAATTCCACTTTCATGGTTTGGAGCCACAGCTTGTTCTGGCATGAGATACTATGAGAGGCCTAGGGGGACAGGTCTGCTATAAATCTAAACCCATGCATTTGTTCTTGAATCTTATGCCTTTGCTCCAATCCCATGGCCGTGGACACACCTTGGTCTATGCACCATCATCTCTGTTGAACTCTTCCCAACCTcttactgcctctgcctcccaagccaGGCTCTACTCTGAGGCCACAGTAATACATCTatctccctgcccccctccccaagcGCTGGGGCTCAAACCTGgggctaaacaagtgctctaccactaagcattATCTATAGTCCTTTTCCTTccatcctccttccctcccattctttctttttttccagtgctggagattgaacccagagtttcatacatgtgaggcaagcactctatcaccgaGCCATCCGTTACAGATGTATCTAAAACTAatataagccagacatggtggcatatgcctataatcttagcacttgtGAGGCTAACACAACAGTATCATAAATTCAAAGCTTGCTTGGGCTACATCATGAGActctcaaaataaatacataaataaataaataaaataaaggctaaggatgtagctcagtgttagagtgcttgcttagcatgtgcaaagccccagcttcaatccctagcactgaaaaaagaaaaaaacttaagaggctgtgctgggtgctggtggctcatgcccataattctacctacttgagaagctgagattaggagTATCGTGACTTGAGGTCAgcagagcaaatagttcaggagaccccatctccaaaataacagagcaaaatggactggaagtgacttaagcagtagagtgactgctttgcaagccaaagccctgagttcaaacctcagtcccaccaaaaaaaaataaaaaagattgctaTGACCACCATGTTACCACTCTGCTTAAGTTCTTTCAAAGGTCTCCACCATCTTTATAATGAAGTCTAAGCCTTTGGTATGAGCTACATTACATATAAAAAAGTCCCTTTGCATCAGGGCCTTGCTAACTTGTCCACGTCTTTAATCTTCCTCTATCATCTGCTCACACCTTTTGCTCTGACCACAGTGACTCTTTCATTTGTACTGAAACTGCCATGTcctttcaaacctcagtacccctAGATAGTCCAGGGAGACAGGACCTGATAGACACTTATCCATCAGAgccctgcctcacaagtgctacaaattcttcctttctgttctgtAATCCTCAGAATGCCCCTCTGTTAGGAGATACTATTATGCCTTTCCCCAATATCAGAGATCACAGAAGTAGCATCTACCACTTACTCAACTCCAGCTACAAGTTGGGCACTGTGTTCATGACTTAATCCTCAAAAACACCATCCTATCTCATCCAGTTTAGggttggagaaactgaggcccagggaggccGACTTTCACAAGGATATCAGCTCATACCTAGAAGAGTCAGGATTGATCTCAAGTTTCATTTAGGGCCTACTATCTATAcctgatgggtttttttattgttttttttttttttttctttcagtactggggtttgaacttggggtcttatACTTCTAAgtaggcgctctgccacttgagccatacccccataTCTGATGTTTTTGGTTTATGATTGCAGCACAGGAGCTGGAACATTtactgaataaacaaaacaagatcCCTGTATGTGAATAACTTTCTAAACCCTCAGTTAAGAGGAACATGGAGGAGGCTAACTCCAGCTGGGGGGATGCAAGAAAGCCTATTTGTGACAGGTGGTATGGTCATTAGCTGCCCTAGAAGAACAGCTAGACTGACATGCCTAGCATTAAGGAATGCTAATAGAAGGCTGCCTCTTGCCAATCCAACCTGAAGACCCCTGGCAGCAGAGCCCCTATCATGTTCCAGGAATAGTGCTGAGCACTCTGTAGGCTGTGCAAATGTGGATACTCAATCCCACCCTGGCCAGGGCCAGCTCCCACCTGTATAATTTCCCTGAGCTCTTCCACAGCCCTCTCTTCCAGCTCCCTGATCTGAGTCATGGCTTCATTAAAGCTGGACATCTGGGAAGACAGTTCCTCCtcttccttggagaactgagggGAGCAAAAGAAGAGACAACAGTGTAGAGTGTGGCTCTGTTTCCACTTCAGAGGCCATACTTTCATCTTGCCCGGCCCCACCTTGGTCCCTTACATTGCCTGAGATCAGGGTCCTGGAAGGGCTGGCTTCcatctcttctgtttccatttgAATTGGCTGCTCTCCACTGGGCCCACTGTGGGGGCTTAGCTCCTTAACTCTGAGGAAATAAGAAGGTCTCGCATCCCATAGCAACCCTCTTGGCACTCACCACAGGAGTGTAGCACCACTCAGGCAGCAAGGCTCAGAAATCCAAGTCTCCCATGCCTCAGATTCACTGAGTCACATAAGGCTGTATACATTGGGCACTGGGACCCTGCCCTTCTGTTCTGTGTCCCACCTGGTTGTAGGTACTAGTACCTGTCTGCATATCGTAGTGtgtttaaagtatattcacaggAGCTTATGCCTGGTGAAATCATAGCAATCTGCAAAAGAGAGAATGGACGGTTAGAGATACTAGCCAACCTGCTCCTAGAATGACTGCTGGGAGGAATCTCTTTGAGTGGCTGAGACCCACAAGGTAAGGTTAGGTGGGAGTATTCATCAGGCACCTATGCTTTGCTAGGCAACTTGCCCATgggcaatgcaaattaaaaattagttccctgttttttgtttttttcttttttaagtcagggtctcactgtgttgcccagtctTGCACTAAAGTGATCCCTCCTACTTCATCCTCCCTAgttagctgtgattacaggtgtgccaccaAGGGATAAGGCCTCAGGAAGAAGCATTTAGAGCTTAGTCAGAgggactgagggtgtagctcagtggtagggtactttctagcatgggtgaggccctgggttcaatccccagcactaccccCGACTCCCACCCCTTTCCTCATGAAAAGGTCCCTACTCAGATGGTAGTCACTAGGATATACTCTTGAGGGGAGAAATGGCAGACCTCATAGCAGGGCCTGGAGATAAAATAGGAAAGGAGATGAGAAATCACTGGAGGCTGCAGCCTCATGATCTAGTCTATTTCCTAGGCTTGGAGCCAGTGAACCAGAAGGAAGCCATGGAAGAGATGAAGACTTCCCTCTCTTGCTTCCCTTAAAGTCTATTTTCAAccagttgctggtggctcacacttgtaatcccagctactcgggaggcagagatcagaaggatcacagattgaggtcagcctaggcgaatagttctcaagaccctatcttgaaaaaacccatcatgcacacacacacaaaaaaagggctggtggagtggctcaaggtataggccctgagttcaaaccccagtccacaaaaaaaaaaaaaagtttatcttcAAATTCTAGAACTCATTTATGAGGTAAGGGAACAAAGACCTCCCCCAAACCAAGAGCTGACCCCACACACAGTAAAGGAAGTCGATTCTTTCCTCCCTGCAGCAAAGCAGGATGTGGGAGCCCAGTCAAGACCTTGGAAATACAGGCACTATCAGACTGGCTGAGCCTCCTGTAGGGAAAGAACGAAATGTCTCTTTGGAAAGCAACTGTCTCCTCTGTACCATCACCTCCAAAGTGACCTTACTCACCATGCAAGTCCTTGAGTTCTCCCCAATAAACGAGTCTCTCAGCACCTGTGTTAACTTGCTCTCTCGGAACGGGGTGTGAGCCTTGTTCTGTCCCAGGGCCCTGATACATTCCTGTGGGGCAGCAGGAACGACTGAAACCCCTGTTTTTCTCTTGTGCTATCCACATCCCTCTCTTCCCAGCTGCCCTCCAGACCATAACTAGCTAGGCCCTGCCATACCTTCAGGGCCAGGAGACTTTTGTTGATTTCTGCAGCCTCCATGCGGGTCTGCCGGTCGGCACTGGAGGTATCCGCCCCTCGCTCATTCCCTGCCAGATCCACCAAAGAGAACTTGCCGTACATTCTCCCTTTGACTCGCAGAAGAATCTGGAAGCAGGCGTGGGAGCGGGAAGAGTTGGAGTTGGCAAACGTTTGCCCAGAGGTCCTGTGGCAAAAGGGGATGATAAAGAAAGGTCATGAACTTCTGGGATCACCAGTCCCCAGGGAACCCCAGTGTTTAAGCCAGGTCAGGATTCTAACAAGTCCTGTGTTACCCTTTCTCAAGACTTCCTTCTATTCTGCTCTCCTGGACAGCAGCTCTCCAGCTCTGGACCTAACACATTTCTAACAAATCAGTACTAGATTCTATACTGGGGTCTTAGCCAGACCTGGGAGCTCATAAAAACATGGGGAAGGATGAGCTGCCTTTGCTACAGGGCACACATGAATCACTTGTCAGAATTTGAGGGCCTTGCAGAGAGCAGCCCCACCTGGATCTCCATAGCTGCCCTGCACCACACCAGTGCTTCCCTGCCTCTGTACGGAGGAGCTATGGCCCCACTACTTGCAGGTCAGAACAGATCCAGAGCTCCTGACTTCTACCATAAAGGGAGGGACAAGCAGAATCCCATAGATGCCAGGAAGCATGGCTGTAAGTAAAGCCTGCTTTCGTTAGATTTAAGTTGCTTTGATTTGGTTTTAAAGAGCCTCTGGCCCTGCATCATCTGCCCCACTAAGATCTCTTAAAGCAGAGGCCTTCAGGTCCTTACCAACCTGGCAGAAGCAGCATTATGTGGAAACAAAAATGGCCTCAgagttatcttttatttttttttttagagttagCTTTTTTTCTTCAGGGTTAACTCTTATCACCTGAGCCAGGCATTAGATGGTGGCCCCCTCCCCTTGTCAGGATGCTGACCTGCAGGCGCTGCCCACATTGATCATCTTGATGACATCATCAGCAGAGTTAACCAGATGCTCCTGCAGCCCCACCACTTGCACCTGTTGCTTGCTGTCTTCCAGCACACGTAACTTGGCCTTTTTGTTGAGTAGATCAAATAGCTATGCAAGATAGAAGGAATAAGCCTAAGGCCATAGGTGCCAGGCACTCTGCCCAACTCCTCCCTCCTACAGAGCCTGCCCTAACTTGGACAAGGACCAGCAGCAGAAAAGGCAGAGAGAATACCAGCTGATAGTTATCAGAGGGCATtgtacttggggtttgaactggttTACCTCTATTCAGTTTGACTTTGCTACTTTATTAGCTGCATAAGCCTAGGAAAGTTACTGAACCACTCTGGCCTGTTTCCCACAGTCAAGTCAAATTATGTGCTTAGAATATcctgttaataataaaaattagctatttttattatctaGATCCTGTGCTAGGGAAAAAAATTCTGCATAAGTATAGAGATCCCAGGcattgatggctcacacctgaaatcctagctacttggaagttgagataaggacaattCCAGTTTGAAgtgaggccagctcaggccccatcaccaaaataaccagtaGAAAATAAGCAGTAGAGTGTGTGCTTtgtaaacacaaagccctgagttcaaactccagtcccacaaaaaaaaaaagtgtagtgaTAATATAGAAATTTAAAGAGAGTTTTATATACAGGGAGGCGTGTATGTCAATGAGAACATTCATAATCAGGGGAGGAAGATTATGAAGGGGGGAGAGGGTTCAAGAGAGAACAGGACACACACAAAGCAAATCCTTCCCCTGAGAGGAAGCCCTGAGGAGTATTCCTGCTATACTTGTTGAGCTTGGGTGCCATCTGACCCTCAGATGAAACCTCTTATACACACCAAGGGAGAGTGGCTCAAAGGCTTGACAGCTAACAGGTTGGGTGGCTTCTGTAACTTCTAGCCAATTGCAAAGATTTAGAAAGTCAGAGGCCCCCATCAGCATAGACAGGGGGCTGCCTGACTA
The sequence above is a segment of the Castor canadensis chromosome 7, mCasCan1.hap1v2, whole genome shotgun sequence genome. Coding sequences within it:
- the Kif2c gene encoding kinesin-like protein KIF2C isoform X3; this encodes MSTVSEVRITAQENEMEVELPLSTNSRKQFSAPTGPIRPSCSAVAEIPLTMVSEEVEEQVHAIRGSSSANPVNSVRRKSCIVKEMEKMKNKREEKRAQNSEIRIKRAQEYDNSFPNWEFARMIKEYRTTLECHPLNMTDPIEEHRICVCVRKRPLNKQELAKKEIDVISVPSKCLLFVHEPKLKVDLTKYLENQAFCFDFAFDETASNEVVYRFTARPLVQTIFEGGKATCFAYGQTGSGKTHTMGGDLSGKAQNASKGIYAMASRDVFLLKNQSRYRNLGLEVYVTFFEIYNGKLFDLLNKKAKLRVLEDSKQQVQVVGLQEHLVNSADDVIKMINVGSACRTSGQTFANSNSSRSHACFQILLRVKGRMYGKFSLVDLAGNERGADTSSADRQTRMEAAEINKSLLALKECIRALGQNKAHTPFRESKLTQVLRDSFIGENSRTCMIAMISPGISSCEYTLNTLRYADRVKELSPHSGPSGEQPIQMETEEMEASPSRTLISGNFSKEEEELSSQMSSFNEAMTQIRELEERAVEELREIIQQGPGWLELSEMTEQPDYDLETFVNKAESALTQQTKHFSALRDVIKALRLAMQLEEQASKQINKKKRPQ